The proteins below are encoded in one region of Microbacterium pygmaeum:
- a CDS encoding MOSC domain-containing protein translates to MPLLVAVCAVHQLRPDSGNGVTAIDKRPLSGAVRLGPYGVRGDVQADRKHHGGFDKALYAYAAEDAAFWEHELGRELPPGWFGENLRTEGIDVNAALIGEQWRIGETAVVEVTMPRTPCQTFARWVGGADQRGWVKRFSAERRLGPYLRVVRRGAIRAGDPIEVIARPDGASALLDAYRDPA, encoded by the coding sequence ATGCCTCTCCTCGTCGCCGTCTGCGCGGTCCACCAGCTGCGGCCAGACTCCGGAAACGGCGTCACCGCGATCGACAAGCGACCGCTGTCGGGTGCGGTCCGCCTCGGCCCGTACGGCGTGCGCGGGGACGTGCAGGCGGACCGCAAGCACCACGGCGGTTTCGACAAGGCGCTGTATGCGTATGCGGCGGAGGACGCCGCCTTCTGGGAGCACGAACTCGGGCGTGAGCTGCCGCCCGGCTGGTTCGGCGAGAACCTGCGCACCGAGGGGATCGACGTCAACGCCGCCCTGATCGGCGAACAGTGGCGGATCGGCGAAACGGCCGTCGTCGAGGTCACCATGCCGCGCACGCCCTGCCAGACGTTCGCACGGTGGGTCGGGGGCGCCGACCAGCGCGGATGGGTGAAGCGCTTCTCCGCCGAGCGTCGGCTCGGCCCGTACCTGCGCGTCGTGCGCCGCGGAGCGATCCGTGCCGGCGATCCGATCGAGGTCATCGCGCGTCCGGACGGGGCATCCGCTCTCCTGGATGCCTACCGCGACCCCGCCTGA
- the fbaA gene encoding class II fructose-bisphosphate aldolase: MPVATPEQYAEMLDRAKTGGFAYPAFNASSSQSVNAILQGLTEAGSDGIIQVTTGGADYFAGHTVKARATGALAFARFVHEVAKSYPITVALHTDHCPKPALEDFVLPLIAESEKVVADGGQPIFQSHMWDGSAVPLDENIEIAKELLPRLKAINAILEVEIGVVGGEEDGVQHEGSNEALYTTVADVTKAVEALGLGDQGRWIAALTFGNVHGVYAPGNVKLRPELLGEIQEGIASQFGTGPKPLDLVFHGGSGSTDDEIALAVRNGVIKMNIDTDTQYAFTRAVAGYMFSNYDGVLKVDGSVGNKKAYDPRAWGKVAESAMAARVVQATQQLGSAGQSKS; this comes from the coding sequence ATGCCCGTCGCCACCCCCGAGCAGTACGCCGAGATGCTGGACCGCGCGAAGACCGGCGGCTTCGCCTACCCCGCCTTCAACGCGTCGAGCTCGCAGAGCGTCAACGCCATCCTGCAGGGACTGACCGAGGCGGGTTCCGACGGGATCATCCAGGTGACCACGGGCGGCGCCGACTACTTCGCGGGCCACACCGTCAAGGCACGCGCGACAGGCGCTCTCGCGTTCGCGAGGTTCGTCCACGAGGTCGCGAAGAGCTACCCGATCACCGTCGCGCTGCACACCGATCACTGCCCCAAGCCCGCACTCGAGGACTTCGTGCTGCCGCTCATCGCCGAATCCGAGAAGGTCGTCGCCGACGGCGGACAGCCGATCTTCCAGTCCCACATGTGGGACGGGTCCGCTGTACCGCTGGACGAGAACATCGAGATCGCCAAGGAGCTGCTCCCCCGGCTGAAGGCGATCAACGCGATCCTCGAGGTGGAGATCGGCGTGGTCGGCGGCGAGGAGGACGGCGTGCAGCACGAGGGTTCGAACGAAGCCCTCTACACCACGGTGGCCGATGTGACCAAGGCCGTGGAAGCGCTGGGACTCGGCGACCAGGGCCGCTGGATCGCCGCGCTCACCTTCGGAAACGTGCACGGCGTCTACGCCCCGGGAAACGTGAAGCTGCGCCCCGAACTGCTCGGCGAGATCCAGGAGGGCATCGCGTCGCAGTTCGGCACCGGCCCGAAGCCGCTCGATCTCGTCTTCCACGGCGGCAGCGGGTCCACCGACGACGAGATCGCGCTCGCGGTCCGCAACGGCGTGATCAAGATGAACATCGACACCGACACGCAGTACGCGTTCACGCGCGCGGTCGCCGGCTACATGTTCAGCAACTACGACGGCGTTCTGAAGGTCGACGGCTCGGTCGGCAACAAGAAGGCCTATGACCCGCGCGCCTGGGGCAAGGTCGCCGAGTCGGCGATGGCCGCGCGCGTCGTGCAGGCCACGCAGCAGCTCGGCTCCGCCGGTCAGTCCAAGAGCTGA
- the glpX gene encoding class II fructose-bisphosphatase, with the protein MVSLTADMSPLHPDRNLALELVRATEAAAIRAVPFIGRGDKLAADGAAVDAMRAFFSTVNFDGTIVIGEGEKDEAPMLFNGERVGTGNGPQCDVAVDPIDGTSLTAAGRQNALSVIAVSDRGTMLDASTVFYMDKLVTGPAGVGVVDIRLPIGENIRLLAKALGKPIDEMVISVLNRPRHEKLISDIREAGAGTRLMSDGDVAGGINAARHNARTDMCVGVGGSPEGIVTACAIKALGGHIQGILWPGTDEEKQKGADAGLKTDGFVYEADELVTGQNTIFVATGVTDGQLVAGVRREGDFIYSESVVLRGRSGTLRRIASEHLTSKWL; encoded by the coding sequence ATGGTGAGCCTTACCGCCGACATGAGTCCGCTGCATCCCGACCGCAACCTCGCGCTGGAATTGGTGCGCGCCACCGAGGCGGCGGCGATCCGTGCGGTGCCGTTCATCGGACGAGGCGACAAGCTCGCGGCCGACGGCGCCGCCGTCGATGCCATGCGGGCGTTCTTCTCCACGGTGAACTTCGACGGCACGATCGTGATCGGCGAGGGCGAGAAGGACGAGGCCCCGATGCTCTTCAACGGTGAGCGGGTCGGCACGGGCAACGGCCCGCAGTGCGACGTCGCCGTGGACCCCATCGACGGCACGTCGCTGACAGCGGCCGGTCGACAGAACGCGCTGTCGGTGATCGCGGTCTCCGATCGCGGGACGATGCTCGATGCGTCGACGGTGTTCTACATGGACAAGCTCGTCACCGGTCCTGCCGGGGTCGGCGTGGTCGACATCCGGTTGCCGATCGGCGAGAACATCCGTCTCCTGGCCAAGGCGCTCGGCAAGCCGATCGATGAGATGGTCATCTCGGTGCTGAATCGTCCGCGACACGAGAAGCTGATCAGCGACATCCGCGAGGCCGGCGCAGGCACCCGCCTGATGTCCGACGGCGACGTCGCCGGTGGCATCAACGCGGCGCGCCACAACGCCCGGACCGATATGTGCGTGGGCGTCGGGGGCAGCCCGGAAGGCATCGTCACCGCCTGTGCCATCAAGGCGCTCGGCGGTCACATCCAGGGGATCCTCTGGCCGGGCACCGACGAGGAGAAGCAGAAGGGCGCGGATGCCGGTCTGAAGACCGACGGCTTCGTCTACGAAGCGGATGAGCTCGTGACCGGCCAGAACACGATCTTCGTGGCCACCGGCGTGACCGACGGGCAGCTCGTGGCGGGCGTGCGGCGCGAGGGCGACTTCATCTACAGCGAGAGCGTGGTCCTGCGCGGCAGGTCCGGCACGCTGCGCCGGATCGCGTCCGAACACCTCACCTCGAAGTGGCTGTGA
- a CDS encoding UDP-N-acetylmuramyl pentapeptide phosphotransferase — MSAPASGSKPQTGAIAVVADATDPARRPDVLFRVRRDEDHQVSAWWLIGAFVGVSAVTVFLLSFVPGGA, encoded by the coding sequence ATGTCCGCACCAGCAAGCGGATCGAAGCCGCAGACCGGCGCGATCGCGGTCGTGGCCGATGCGACCGACCCCGCTCGACGGCCGGACGTGCTGTTCCGGGTGCGTCGCGACGAGGATCATCAGGTCTCGGCCTGGTGGTTGATCGGCGCATTCGTGGGCGTTTCAGCCGTGACGGTGTTCCTGCTGAGCTTCGTTCCCGGCGGAGCCTGA
- a CDS encoding DNA recombination protein RmuC, with protein MDALLISVIALATLAAGLLAGWFAGAARATTGAVRTQSELRARLAAADAARQGVQAQLEHQHVLYRELASQARSDQAAREERERREQAVLRALAPVHETLQSMQAKVDDLERDRHAQFGSLAEQLRRAQESDEALRATTESLAGALRSGSTRGVWGETQLRRVVEAAGLTRYVDFDTQTSIRSDAGAGRPDMVIRLPGEKAIAVDAKVPLDAYLEASAIPLTAQGEEGARRKALLGKHVRALRAHVDALAKKAYWAGLSSSPEFVVCFVPSESLLSAALEEDPALLDYAFGKRVALASPVNLWAVLKTVAFTWTQQDVSQEARALFELGSELYERLGTMAGHADDLRRALERTVDSYNRFAGSLESRVLVTARRFPGIDQTKLDALGEPQPVRSTPRHLTAPELLEATLATDPLPGADLDETRARIAPLGG; from the coding sequence ATGGATGCACTCCTCATCTCCGTGATCGCCCTCGCGACACTGGCCGCCGGACTGCTGGCCGGGTGGTTCGCAGGTGCGGCGCGGGCAACGACCGGCGCCGTGCGCACGCAGTCCGAGCTGCGGGCACGGCTGGCCGCCGCGGACGCGGCACGTCAGGGCGTGCAGGCGCAACTGGAGCACCAGCACGTGCTGTACCGCGAACTGGCCTCGCAGGCGCGCAGCGACCAAGCCGCGCGCGAGGAGCGCGAACGCCGCGAGCAGGCCGTCCTGCGCGCGCTCGCGCCCGTGCACGAGACGCTGCAGTCGATGCAGGCCAAGGTCGACGACCTGGAGCGAGACCGTCATGCGCAGTTCGGTTCCCTCGCCGAGCAGTTGCGCCGCGCACAGGAGTCCGACGAGGCGCTGCGCGCGACCACCGAATCCCTGGCCGGCGCGCTGCGCTCGGGCAGCACCCGCGGCGTGTGGGGGGAGACGCAGCTGCGTCGTGTCGTCGAGGCGGCCGGGCTCACCCGCTATGTCGATTTCGACACCCAGACCTCCATCCGATCGGATGCCGGGGCCGGCCGCCCGGATATGGTGATCCGACTCCCGGGTGAGAAGGCGATCGCCGTCGACGCCAAAGTGCCCCTGGACGCCTACCTCGAGGCCAGCGCCATCCCGCTGACCGCGCAGGGGGAAGAGGGCGCGAGGCGGAAGGCGCTGCTGGGCAAGCACGTCCGCGCGCTGCGCGCCCACGTCGATGCCCTGGCCAAAAAGGCCTACTGGGCGGGTCTGAGCTCGAGTCCCGAGTTCGTGGTGTGCTTCGTGCCCAGCGAGTCGCTGCTGTCCGCCGCCCTCGAGGAGGATCCGGCGCTGCTGGACTACGCCTTCGGCAAGCGGGTCGCGCTGGCTTCGCCGGTGAACCTGTGGGCGGTGCTGAAGACCGTGGCCTTCACCTGGACCCAGCAGGACGTCTCGCAGGAGGCGCGGGCGCTGTTCGAGCTGGGCAGCGAGCTGTACGAGCGCCTGGGCACCATGGCCGGCCACGCCGATGATCTCCGCCGCGCTCTGGAGCGCACCGTGGACAGCTACAACCGGTTCGCCGGCTCGCTCGAATCCCGCGTGCTCGTGACCGCGCGCCGTTTTCCGGGCATCGACCAGACCAAACTCGACGCGCTCGGCGAACCGCAGCCGGTACGCTCGACACCGCGCCATCTCACCGCGCCGGAACTGCTGGAGGCGACCCTCGCGACCGACCCGCTGCCGGGCGCCGACCTCGACGAGACCCGCGCGCGGATCGCGCCGCTGGGCGGCTGA